The Lysinibacillus irui sequence ACATCTTCAATTAAGCGCTCATACGTGACAGAAAAGCTTGTCTCAGTACCTTCTACTTCAGTCATTGAAATATCAATCACTTGACCTGCTGTTAAATGAAGCTCTCCATTTTTCATATTATGTGTACGAATTTCAGGACCTTTAGTATCAAGTAAAATCCCTACTGGTTTATTTAACTTTTGTGCTACTTCACGAATTAACTGAATACGTCCCGCATGTTCCTCATGTGATCCGTGTGAAAAATTCAAGCGGGCTACATTCATACCTGCTTCGATTAATTTTTCTAAAGTTTCTGGTGACTCACTTGCAGGTCCAATTGTACATACGATTTTTGTTTTTCTCATTTTTGCCCACTCCGTTTTATAACAAATTATATTGATAGTTCTTTCATTAGTGTATAAAGGCTTACATCTGCCTCATGATTCTTTTCGAAAGCCTCTGGCATATCATAGTCAATAACTTGATGATTGCGAATGCCTACTGCTCGGCCAGCCTTACCTTCCATTAGTAACTCAACTGCATGTGCTCCAAATTGACTTGCCAAGACGCGATCTCGAGCTGTAGGTGAACCACCACGCTGAATGTGACCTAATACTGAAACGCGTGTTTCCTTTCCAGTTTTTTCTTTCAACAGCTTTGCTAGCTCACTTCCAGACATAACACCTTCTGCAACAATAATAATACTGTGCTTTTTACCACGTGCTGCTCCACGATCTAAGCGTGCTACAATATCATCTAAATTATAATCTTCTTCAGGAATTAACACTGTTTCAGCGCCAGCAGCAAGACCTGCCCATAAGGCAATATCACCTGCATCACGGCCCATGACTTCTACAATGAAGGAATTTTCATGAGATGTAGCTGTA is a genomic window containing:
- the pfkA gene encoding 6-phosphofructokinase, with amino-acid sequence MKKIAVLTSGGDAPGMNAAIRAVVRKAAFHGVDVVGIKHGYEGLVKGNMEDLDLGAVGGIIQRGGTHLNSARCPEFKEDAVQQRGIENLRAAGIEGLVVIGGDGSYRGAMDLVKKGFPVVGVPGTIDNDIPGTEYTIGFDTALNTVVESIDKIRDTATSHENSFIVEVMGRDAGDIALWAGLAAGAETVLIPEEDYNLDDIVARLDRGAARGKKHSIIIVAEGVMSGSELAKLLKEKTGKETRVSVLGHIQRGGSPTARDRVLASQFGAHAVELLMEGKAGRAVGIRNHQVIDYDMPEAFEKNHEADVSLYTLMKELSI